One Phaseolus vulgaris cultivar G19833 chromosome 2, P. vulgaris v2.0, whole genome shotgun sequence DNA window includes the following coding sequences:
- the LOC137812733 gene encoding GDSL esterase/lipase At4g10955 isoform X1, with the protein MESERESFDLSGPLHLTHVSWDTAYHRMAVAASLVQGVYILERDRQEKREGSNALAPPWWTFFQFQLLRPLVDDVDSSIFGAIYEFRPSSSQCNDTIYTSPRYVIAFRGTLTKSHSVSRDIELDIHLIKQGLHRTSRSEIAIQAVRNMVATVGDSNVWLAGHSLGSAMAMLTGKTMAKNGMFIESFLFNPPFVSAPIERIKDERVKHGIRFAGSVITAGLTIAMQAKKPKDLSVDPFVALAAWVPGLFVNPSDHICSEYIGYFEHRRKMDEIGAGMIERLATQNSLGGLLMGAFGKESEALHLIPSASLTVNITPSRDFKEAHGIHQWWKADLQVENKLYNYK; encoded by the exons ATGGAATCTGAGAGGGAAAGTTTTGACCTCTCAGGACCTTTGCATCTAACTCATGTCTCTTG GGATACCGCGTATCATCGAATGGCAGTTGCTGCTAGTTTGGTACAAGGTGTTTACATTCTAGAAAGGGATCGGCAAGAAAAACGTGAAGGTTCAAATGCCCTTGCACCTCCTTGGTGGACATTCTTTCAGTTTCAGCTGCTCCGTCCGCTTGTAGACGATGTTGATTCGTCTATCTTCGGAGCAATATATGAGTTCAGGCCTTCATCATCTCAGTGTAACGATACTATATATACAAGTCCACGTTATGTGATTGCCTTCAGAGGAACTCTGACCAAATCACACTCAGTTTCACGTGATATTGAGTTGGATATCCACTTGATCAAACAAGGGCTTCATCGAACTTCTCGCTCTGAAATAGCTATTCAGGCTGTTCGAAACATGGTAGCAACTGTAGGTGATTCAAATGTTTGGTTGGCTGGACACTCCCTGGGATCAGCAATGGCAATGCTCACTGGGAAAACAATGGCCAAGAATGGCATGTTTATTGAATCTTTTCTTTTCAACCCCCCATTTGTATCTGCTCCAATTGAGAGAATTAAGGATGAGAGGGTGAAACATGGGATTCGATTTGCTGGCAGTGTGATAACTGCTGGACTCACCATTGCTATGCAAGCCAAGAAGCCGAAGGATTTATCTGTTGATCCATTTGTTGCTTTGGCTGCCTGGGTTCCTGGTTTGTTTGTGAATCCATCTGATCATATCTGCTCAGAATACATTGGGTATTTTGAACATAGAAGAAAAATGGATGAGATTGGAGCAGGAATGATTGAAAGGTTAGCAACTCAAAATTCACTGGGTGGCCTATTGATGGGTGCATTTGGGAAGGAATCTGAAGCCCTCCACCTCATTCCTTCAGCTTCTCTGACAGTAAACATTACCCCTTCGCGCGATTTCAAAGAAGCTCATGGTATTCACCAGTGGTGGAAAGCTGACTTGCAGGTAGAAAACAAGCTCTACAATTATAAGTAG
- the LOC137812733 gene encoding GDSL esterase/lipase At4g10955 isoform X2, producing the protein MAVAASLVQGVYILERDRQEKREGSNALAPPWWTFFQFQLLRPLVDDVDSSIFGAIYEFRPSSSQCNDTIYTSPRYVIAFRGTLTKSHSVSRDIELDIHLIKQGLHRTSRSEIAIQAVRNMVATVGDSNVWLAGHSLGSAMAMLTGKTMAKNGMFIESFLFNPPFVSAPIERIKDERVKHGIRFAGSVITAGLTIAMQAKKPKDLSVDPFVALAAWVPGLFVNPSDHICSEYIGYFEHRRKMDEIGAGMIERLATQNSLGGLLMGAFGKESEALHLIPSASLTVNITPSRDFKEAHGIHQWWKADLQVENKLYNYK; encoded by the coding sequence ATGGCAGTTGCTGCTAGTTTGGTACAAGGTGTTTACATTCTAGAAAGGGATCGGCAAGAAAAACGTGAAGGTTCAAATGCCCTTGCACCTCCTTGGTGGACATTCTTTCAGTTTCAGCTGCTCCGTCCGCTTGTAGACGATGTTGATTCGTCTATCTTCGGAGCAATATATGAGTTCAGGCCTTCATCATCTCAGTGTAACGATACTATATATACAAGTCCACGTTATGTGATTGCCTTCAGAGGAACTCTGACCAAATCACACTCAGTTTCACGTGATATTGAGTTGGATATCCACTTGATCAAACAAGGGCTTCATCGAACTTCTCGCTCTGAAATAGCTATTCAGGCTGTTCGAAACATGGTAGCAACTGTAGGTGATTCAAATGTTTGGTTGGCTGGACACTCCCTGGGATCAGCAATGGCAATGCTCACTGGGAAAACAATGGCCAAGAATGGCATGTTTATTGAATCTTTTCTTTTCAACCCCCCATTTGTATCTGCTCCAATTGAGAGAATTAAGGATGAGAGGGTGAAACATGGGATTCGATTTGCTGGCAGTGTGATAACTGCTGGACTCACCATTGCTATGCAAGCCAAGAAGCCGAAGGATTTATCTGTTGATCCATTTGTTGCTTTGGCTGCCTGGGTTCCTGGTTTGTTTGTGAATCCATCTGATCATATCTGCTCAGAATACATTGGGTATTTTGAACATAGAAGAAAAATGGATGAGATTGGAGCAGGAATGATTGAAAGGTTAGCAACTCAAAATTCACTGGGTGGCCTATTGATGGGTGCATTTGGGAAGGAATCTGAAGCCCTCCACCTCATTCCTTCAGCTTCTCTGACAGTAAACATTACCCCTTCGCGCGATTTCAAAGAAGCTCATGGTATTCACCAGTGGTGGAAAGCTGACTTGCAGGTAGAAAACAAGCTCTACAATTATAAGTAG